The following are encoded together in the Anaerostipes caccae L1-92 genome:
- a CDS encoding DUF6145 family protein, with amino-acid sequence MYQETITLCGSNGYEKKYYLNEDFESLPQQIKDELKIACVLYTEEIGGILTLEFDEDGKLSFKTTAAENDYFYDEIGSALKIKEMQRDRADLWESLELFFRVFFLGEEV; translated from the coding sequence ATGTATCAGGAGACCATAACTCTATGCGGTTCCAATGGATATGAAAAGAAATATTATTTAAATGAAGATTTTGAATCCCTTCCCCAGCAGATCAAGGATGAATTAAAGATTGCCTGTGTGCTGTACACAGAAGAGATCGGGGGCATCTTAACGCTTGAGTTTGATGAGGACGGGAAGCTGTCATTTAAAACGACAGCAGCGGAAAATGATTATTTTTATGATGAAATCGGAAGTGCACTGAAGATAAAAGAAATGCAGCGGGACAGAGCGGATCTCTGGGAATCGCTGGAACTGTTTTTTCGGGTGTTCTTTCTGGGAGAAGAGGTATAA
- a CDS encoding biotin--[acetyl-CoA-carboxylase] ligase, with protein MKEKILIRLKQCGGYVSGQELCETFGVSRTAVWKHIKALKEEGYVIDSVSNKGYKLVKSPDILLAEDIKSSLSTSWLGKTVKVMKTVDSTNLEARRLAEAGASHGTLVTAEEQTSGKGRRGRSWVSVPGQGVWMSFVLRPDVELENSSMLTLVAALAVEKGIKDAAGIDGKIKWPNDVLINGKKVCGILTELSAQMDELNYIVVGIGINANIEQFPEEVRDKATSLFLETGKPADRIALLCRVLEHFEHDYEIFKKTQDFSMLMEEYNSFLAHRGQEIKVMRGNDEYMCKSGGINRRGELIVEDSLGRTREIFSGEVSIRGIHGYSV; from the coding sequence ATGAAAGAAAAGATACTCATACGATTAAAACAATGCGGCGGCTATGTATCCGGGCAGGAATTGTGCGAAACATTCGGGGTGTCGAGAACCGCAGTCTGGAAACATATAAAGGCATTAAAAGAAGAAGGCTACGTCATTGACTCTGTGAGTAATAAGGGATATAAACTGGTGAAAAGCCCGGATATTCTTCTGGCAGAAGATATAAAGAGCAGTCTGTCAACTTCCTGGCTTGGTAAAACGGTTAAGGTGATGAAGACAGTGGATTCCACCAATCTGGAGGCGAGGAGACTCGCGGAGGCGGGAGCTTCTCATGGGACACTTGTGACGGCGGAAGAGCAGACTTCAGGGAAGGGCAGAAGAGGCCGTTCCTGGGTTTCAGTGCCGGGACAGGGTGTCTGGATGAGTTTTGTGCTGAGACCGGATGTGGAACTGGAAAACAGCTCCATGCTGACCCTTGTGGCGGCTCTGGCTGTAGAAAAAGGAATCAAAGATGCAGCAGGCATTGACGGAAAGATCAAATGGCCCAATGATGTCCTGATCAACGGAAAAAAAGTATGCGGAATCCTCACGGAACTGAGTGCTCAGATGGATGAACTGAATTATATTGTTGTAGGGATCGGGATCAATGCCAATATTGAACAATTTCCGGAAGAAGTCAGGGACAAAGCTACGTCTCTGTTTTTAGAGACGGGAAAACCTGCTGACCGGATCGCACTTCTCTGCAGAGTTTTGGAACATTTTGAGCATGATTATGAGATCTTTAAAAAAACTCAGGATTTTTCCATGCTGATGGAAGAATACAACAGTTTTCTTGCGCATCGCGGACAGGAAATCAAAGTTATGAGGGGAAATGATGAATATATGTGTAAGTCCGGGGGGATCAACCGGCGCGGAGAATTGATCGTGGAAGATTCTCTTGGACGGACCAGAGAGATTTTTTCTGGAGAAGTATCGATACGGGGAATCCACGGTTACAGTGTATAA